In Thauera aromatica K172, one DNA window encodes the following:
- the ccoO gene encoding cytochrome-c oxidase, cbb3-type subunit II: MAQSKHDKVERSVFLLIVLTLLTVSVGGLVEIVPLFFQHSTTSPIGPGGKQLDVKPYDPVRLVGRDIYVREGCYNCHSQMIRPFRAETERYGHYSVAGEYIYDHPFQWGSKRTGPDLARVGGRYSDEWQRVHLLNPRDVVPESNMPAFPWLDRPVEADDIQAKMRALNKVGLHKYSDEEIAAAPAALEGKTELDAVVAYLQGLGVALQNVR; encoded by the coding sequence ATGGCTCAATCGAAACACGACAAAGTCGAACGCAGCGTCTTCCTGCTCATCGTGCTCACGCTGCTCACCGTCAGCGTGGGCGGCCTGGTGGAAATCGTGCCGCTGTTCTTCCAGCATTCGACCACTTCGCCGATCGGTCCGGGGGGCAAGCAGCTCGATGTCAAGCCTTACGATCCGGTGCGCCTGGTCGGACGCGACATCTATGTCCGCGAAGGCTGCTACAACTGCCACTCGCAGATGATCCGCCCGTTCCGCGCCGAGACCGAGCGTTACGGCCATTACTCGGTGGCCGGTGAGTACATCTACGACCATCCCTTCCAGTGGGGCTCCAAGCGCACCGGGCCGGATCTCGCCCGTGTCGGCGGCCGTTATTCGGACGAATGGCAGCGGGTGCATCTGCTCAATCCGCGTGACGTCGTGCCCGAGTCGAACATGCCGGCCTTTCCCTGGCTGGATCGCCCGGTCGAGGCCGATGACATCCAGGCGAAGATGCGCGCGCTGAACAAGGTCGGACTGCACAAGTACAGCGACGAAGAGATCGCCGCCGCGCCGGCCGCGCTCGAAGGCAAGACCGAGCTCGATGCGGTCGTGGCCTACCTCCAGGGGCTGGGGGTCGCGCTCCAGAACGTACGCTGA
- a CDS encoding sulfite exporter TauE/SafE family protein, whose protein sequence is MPETGYFAVFLIGLLGGTHCVSMCGGIVGALTLQVRTPHGGAQWPLHLAYNLGRVATYAALGALAGALGSIGMVYDGILPVQLTLYVLANLMLAALGLYLIGFTRLLAPIERAGHVLWRRIQPATRRFVPARSVRQALPLGLLWGFIPCGLTYSILTTALVTGSGARGAGLMLAFGLGTLPNLLLAGLLFQRFRAFSRDRRVRLVSGLLVLGFGLFGLYHAPTLGGELWRGVVCV, encoded by the coding sequence ATGCCCGAAACCGGTTATTTCGCCGTCTTCCTGATCGGTCTGCTCGGCGGCACGCACTGTGTGTCGATGTGCGGCGGCATCGTCGGCGCCCTCACCCTGCAGGTACGGACGCCGCACGGCGGGGCGCAATGGCCCTTGCACCTGGCCTATAACCTCGGTCGTGTCGCCACGTATGCGGCGCTCGGCGCGCTCGCCGGCGCACTCGGCTCGATCGGCATGGTCTATGACGGCATCTTGCCAGTGCAGCTGACGCTGTATGTGCTGGCGAACCTGATGCTGGCCGCGCTCGGGCTCTACCTGATCGGCTTCACCCGCTTGCTGGCGCCGATCGAGCGGGCAGGGCATGTGCTGTGGCGGCGCATCCAGCCTGCGACTCGCCGTTTCGTGCCGGCGCGTTCGGTGCGGCAGGCCCTGCCGCTCGGGTTGCTGTGGGGCTTCATTCCCTGCGGGCTGACCTATTCGATCCTCACCACCGCGCTGGTCACCGGTTCGGGGGCGCGTGGCGCCGGGCTGATGCTGGCGTTCGGCCTCGGCACGCTGCCCAACCTGCTGCTGGCGGGCCTGTTGTTCCAGCGTTTCCGTGCCTTCAGCCGCGACCGCAGGGTGCGGCTGGTGTCCGGCCTGCTCGTGCTCGGCTTCGGCCTGTTCGGTCTCTACCATGCGCCCACGCTCGGCGGCGAACTGTGGCGCGGGGTGGTCTGCGTGTGA
- the fnr gene encoding fumarate/nitrate reduction transcriptional regulator Fnr, translated as MRATVPITVSGLKSACSQCNLVELCLPFGLSNRELNRLDELVGARRKIKRQHNLYHAGDPFEAIYAIRAGSFKTDVLLEDGREQVTGFQMTGEILGLDGISAEIHSCNAVALEDSEVCVIPYDKLEQMSHEVEGLQLQFHKVMSREIVRDHGVMMLLGSMRAEERLAAFLLNMSQRFTARGFSAQEFNLRMTREEIGSYLGLKLETVSRAFSRFQDEGLIAVQQKHVRLLEPARLKSLIQHQPGAR; from the coding sequence ATGAGGGCGACAGTGCCAATTACCGTAAGCGGACTCAAGTCTGCCTGTTCGCAGTGCAATCTGGTCGAGCTGTGCCTGCCTTTCGGGCTCTCCAACCGCGAGCTGAACCGGCTCGACGAGCTCGTCGGTGCACGACGCAAGATCAAGCGCCAGCACAACCTCTACCATGCCGGCGACCCGTTCGAGGCGATCTACGCCATCCGTGCCGGATCGTTCAAGACCGACGTGCTGCTCGAAGACGGCCGCGAGCAGGTCACCGGTTTCCAGATGACCGGCGAGATCCTCGGACTGGACGGAATCAGCGCCGAAATCCACTCCTGCAATGCGGTCGCGCTCGAAGACAGCGAAGTCTGCGTGATTCCTTACGACAAGCTCGAACAGATGTCGCACGAGGTCGAAGGGCTGCAGTTGCAGTTCCACAAGGTAATGAGCCGCGAGATCGTGCGCGACCACGGGGTGATGATGCTGCTCGGCTCGATGCGCGCCGAGGAGCGCCTGGCGGCCTTCCTGCTGAACATGTCGCAGCGGTTCACCGCACGCGGCTTTTCCGCCCAGGAGTTCAACCTGCGCATGACGCGGGAAGAAATCGGCTCCTACCTCGGCCTCAAGCTGGAAACGGTGTCGCGCGCGTTCTCGCGCTTCCAGGACGAAGGCCTGATCGCGGTGCAGCAGAAGCACGTCCGCCTGCTCGAGCCGGCGCGGCTGAAAAGCCTCATCCAGCACCAGCCGGGCGCGCGCTGA
- a CDS encoding MBL fold metallo-hydrolase RNA specificity domain-containing protein — MKLTFYGAAGEVTGSCLRVDHEGGSFLVDCGLFQGGREAARKNRQALDFGPREIDFVLLTHAHLDHSGLLPRLVALGYKRLIHATAATVDLLGVMLMDSAHIQEKEAEWALRNARSRKARRWVEPTPLYTVEQARTSLGRLRAVAYDTAYEPGPGVRCRFRDAGHILGSAVIEIEIAEDGRTRSLVVSGDLGQPMRPVLQDPTPIRRADYLCIESTYGNRAHRSFEETCAELATILHHTLKQAGGNVIIPAFAVGRTQEMLFVLADLVRSGRIDRLDVVVDSPMAAAATQLTVLHADLWDDETRELYAWMQRNTDCFRLRFVQDVEESMALNSVGGGLVIISASGMCDAGRVRHHLRYNLGRRECAVVIAGFQAAGTLGRRLVDGARQVSLFGERVAVRARIHTIGGLSAHADQPALLNWLRHFEAPPRRTFVVHGETEAAAALAAAAERELGWPALTVAEALVPYYLDGSSREQARR, encoded by the coding sequence ATGAAACTCACTTTTTATGGGGCGGCCGGGGAAGTGACCGGTTCCTGCCTGCGGGTGGATCACGAGGGCGGCAGTTTCCTTGTCGATTGCGGTCTGTTCCAGGGGGGACGGGAGGCCGCGCGCAAGAACCGGCAGGCCCTCGACTTCGGCCCGCGGGAGATCGACTTCGTCCTCCTCACCCACGCTCACCTCGATCACAGCGGGCTGCTGCCGCGGCTGGTGGCGCTCGGTTACAAACGCCTCATCCATGCCACCGCTGCCACCGTTGACCTGCTCGGTGTCATGCTTATGGACTCGGCGCACATCCAGGAAAAAGAGGCCGAATGGGCACTGCGCAATGCCCGCTCGCGCAAGGCCCGGCGCTGGGTGGAGCCGACACCTCTATATACCGTGGAGCAGGCGCGGACCAGCCTGGGGCGTTTGCGTGCCGTAGCTTACGACACGGCGTACGAGCCGGGGCCCGGAGTGCGTTGCCGTTTTCGCGATGCCGGGCATATCCTGGGCTCCGCCGTGATCGAGATCGAGATCGCCGAAGACGGGCGTACGCGCAGCTTGGTCGTGTCCGGTGACCTCGGCCAGCCGATGCGCCCGGTGCTGCAGGATCCCACTCCGATTCGCCGTGCCGACTACCTGTGCATCGAATCCACCTACGGAAATCGTGCGCACCGATCCTTCGAGGAAACGTGCGCGGAACTCGCCACGATCCTGCACCACACCCTGAAACAGGCAGGCGGCAACGTCATCATTCCGGCTTTTGCCGTTGGCCGCACCCAGGAAATGCTGTTCGTGCTCGCCGATCTCGTGCGTTCGGGGCGCATCGACCGGCTCGATGTCGTGGTCGACTCCCCGATGGCCGCCGCGGCGACCCAGCTCACGGTTCTTCACGCCGACCTGTGGGACGACGAAACGCGTGAGCTGTACGCCTGGATGCAGCGCAACACGGACTGCTTCCGGCTGCGTTTCGTCCAGGACGTCGAGGAGTCGATGGCGCTCAACAGCGTCGGCGGCGGGTTGGTGATCATTTCGGCGAGCGGGATGTGCGATGCAGGGCGGGTCAGGCACCATCTGCGCTACAACCTCGGTCGCCGCGAATGCGCGGTCGTCATCGCCGGTTTCCAGGCTGCCGGCACCCTCGGGCGACGCCTGGTCGATGGCGCGCGCCAAGTCAGCCTGTTCGGCGAGCGCGTCGCGGTGAGGGCGCGGATCCACACCATCGGCGGCCTGTCGGCGCACGCCGACCAGCCCGCGCTGCTGAACTGGCTGCGCCATTTCGAGGCGCCGCCGCGCAGGACCTTCGTCGTCCATGGCGAGACCGAAGCGGCGGCCGCGCTTGCCGCCGCCGCCGAGCGCGAGCTCGGCTGGCCCGCCCTGACGGTGGCGGAGGCGCTGGTGCCCTACTACCTGGACGGGTCGTCCCGGGAGCAGGCGCGGCGATGA
- the hemN gene encoding oxygen-independent coproporphyrinogen III oxidase yields MKSQNELLFDPQLVRRFDINGPRYTSYPTADRFVEAFNADALKAWLAKRAIGGVSKPLSLYFHIPFCNTICYYCACNKIITKDHGRSAKYLKYLAKEIEMQAACLEGSRQVTQLHLGGGTPTFLSHDEMRQLMASVREHFTLVPNGEYSIEVDPRKVDFDTVKLLAELGFNRMSVGVQDFADDVQRAVNRVQSFEETQLVIDAARQTGFKSVSMDLIYGLPKQNVISFNRTLEQVLQISPDRISLYSYAHLPGLFKPQRRIHSSDMPSADTKLQLLQLGIRRLTEAGYVYIGMDHFAKPDDELTVAQRQGRLHRNFQGYSTQAECDLLAFGVSAIGKIGPVYAQNVKTLDEYYDALDRDELPVLRGIELTADDLLRRAIIQALMCHFELSMQSIEIAHLVDFRDYFAEELADLKEMEKAGLVKIEGDWITVQPAGRLLVRGIAMVFDRYLRADRERARYSRVI; encoded by the coding sequence ATGAAAAGCCAGAACGAACTCCTCTTCGATCCGCAACTGGTCCGTAGATTCGACATCAACGGGCCGCGGTATACCTCTTATCCGACAGCGGACCGCTTCGTCGAGGCTTTCAACGCCGATGCCCTGAAGGCCTGGCTGGCAAAGCGGGCGATCGGCGGGGTAAGCAAACCGCTTTCATTATACTTCCACATCCCGTTCTGCAACACGATCTGCTACTACTGCGCCTGCAACAAGATCATCACCAAGGATCACGGGCGTTCGGCCAAGTATCTGAAATATCTCGCAAAAGAGATCGAAATGCAGGCCGCCTGCCTGGAGGGAAGCCGGCAGGTGACGCAGCTTCACCTGGGCGGCGGAACGCCGACCTTCCTTTCCCACGACGAGATGCGCCAGCTGATGGCCTCGGTGCGCGAGCATTTCACCCTGGTTCCCAACGGCGAGTACTCGATCGAAGTCGATCCGCGCAAGGTCGATTTCGATACCGTCAAGCTGCTCGCCGAGCTCGGTTTCAACCGCATGAGCGTCGGTGTGCAGGACTTCGCCGACGATGTGCAGCGCGCGGTCAACCGCGTGCAGAGCTTCGAGGAAACCCAGCTCGTCATCGATGCCGCACGCCAGACCGGATTCAAGTCGGTCAGTATGGACCTGATCTACGGCCTGCCCAAGCAGAACGTGATCAGCTTCAATCGCACCCTCGAGCAGGTGCTGCAGATCTCGCCCGATCGCATCTCGCTCTACAGCTACGCCCACCTCCCCGGGCTGTTCAAGCCGCAGCGCCGCATCCATTCCAGCGACATGCCCAGCGCCGACACCAAGCTGCAGCTGCTGCAACTGGGCATCCGCCGCCTCACCGAAGCGGGCTATGTCTACATCGGCATGGACCACTTCGCCAAGCCCGACGACGAACTCACCGTCGCCCAGCGCCAGGGGCGCCTGCACCGCAACTTCCAGGGCTATTCGACGCAGGCCGAATGCGACCTGCTCGCCTTCGGCGTGTCGGCGATCGGCAAGATCGGTCCGGTGTATGCGCAGAACGTGAAGACGCTCGACGAATACTACGACGCTCTCGATCGCGACGAACTGCCGGTGTTGCGCGGCATCGAGCTGACCGCCGACGATCTGCTGCGGCGCGCGATCATCCAGGCGCTGATGTGCCATTTCGAGCTGTCGATGCAGTCGATCGAGATCGCGCATCTGGTCGATTTCCGCGATTACTTTGCCGAAGAGCTCGCCGACCTGAAGGAAATGGAAAAGGCCGGACTGGTGAAGATCGAGGGCGACTGGATCACCGTGCAGCCGGCCGGCCGCCTGCTGGTGCGCGGCATCGCGATGGTGTTCGACCGCTACCTGCGCGCCGATCGCGAGCGCGCACGCTACTCACGGGTGATCTGA
- a CDS encoding SirB2 family protein, producing MYYTIKHFHVTCVVLSAAGFLLRGLWMFTGNPLLQRRLTRVLPHVIDSLLLLSAIGLATMIGQYPFAAGWVTAKVFGLIAYILLGTVALKRGRTPAVRATAFAGALMVYAWIVSIAITKNMAGFLA from the coding sequence ATGTACTACACGATCAAGCATTTTCATGTGACTTGCGTGGTGCTCAGCGCCGCAGGTTTTCTGCTCCGCGGGCTGTGGATGTTTACCGGCAATCCGTTGCTCCAGCGGCGGTTGACCCGAGTCCTGCCCCATGTCATCGACAGCCTGCTGCTGCTCAGTGCGATCGGCCTCGCGACGATGATCGGACAATACCCGTTCGCGGCGGGCTGGGTCACGGCAAAAGTCTTCGGGCTGATCGCCTACATTCTCCTGGGTACCGTGGCGCTCAAGCGCGGCCGGACGCCGGCGGTGCGAGCCACCGCGTTTGCTGGCGCGCTGATGGTGTACGCCTGGATCGTATCGATCGCCATCACCAAGAATATGGCGGGGTTCCTCGCCTGA
- the ccoP gene encoding cytochrome-c oxidase, cbb3-type subunit III — protein sequence MADFISGFWNAYVMVLVTLSILFCVFVLASNMTRRKEGAAELHGHVWDETLAEYNNPLPRWWMYLFWITIAFAIVYLAIYPGFGDRNQHRGQWAQYETEMKTADERFGPVFAKYRQMDLAAVAADPEANATGQRLFLTYCAQCHGSAAQGAKSFPNLTDGEWLWGGEPETIRTTILGGRMGVMPPFGPALGAEGVKDVANYVRSLSGLAHDSLRAQRGKDVFATNCVACHGADATGNPLMGAPNLTNKSWLYGSSEATIIETVTHGRSNKMPAFGEFLGEDKVHMLAAYVLSLGKK from the coding sequence ATGGCTGACTTCATCAGCGGTTTCTGGAACGCGTATGTGATGGTCCTCGTGACCCTGTCCATCCTGTTCTGCGTGTTCGTGCTGGCGTCCAACATGACCCGGCGCAAGGAAGGCGCGGCGGAACTGCATGGGCACGTGTGGGACGAGACGCTGGCCGAGTACAACAATCCGCTGCCGCGTTGGTGGATGTACCTGTTCTGGATCACGATCGCCTTCGCCATCGTCTATCTGGCGATTTACCCCGGCTTCGGGGACCGCAACCAGCATCGTGGACAATGGGCGCAGTACGAGACCGAGATGAAGACTGCCGACGAGCGCTTCGGGCCGGTGTTCGCGAAGTACCGGCAGATGGATCTCGCCGCGGTCGCCGCCGACCCCGAAGCCAACGCCACCGGACAGCGCCTGTTCCTGACCTATTGCGCACAGTGTCACGGCTCCGCCGCGCAGGGCGCGAAAAGCTTCCCGAACCTGACCGACGGTGAATGGCTGTGGGGCGGCGAGCCCGAAACCATCCGCACCACCATTCTTGGCGGGCGCATGGGAGTGATGCCGCCGTTCGGGCCGGCGCTGGGGGCCGAAGGGGTGAAGGACGTCGCCAACTACGTCCGCTCCCTGTCCGGTCTCGCCCACGACTCCTTGCGCGCCCAGCGCGGCAAGGATGTGTTCGCGACCAACTGCGTTGCCTGCCACGGCGCCGATGCTACCGGCAACCCGCTGATGGGCGCGCCGAACCTGACCAACAAGTCCTGGTTGTACGGTTCGAGCGAGGCCACCATCATCGAAACGGTGACTCATGGCCGCAGCAACAAGATGCCGGCTTTCGGTGAGTTTCTCGGCGAGGACAAGGTGCACATGCTGGCGGCGTACGTACTGAGCCTCGGCAAGAAATGA
- a CDS encoding FixH family protein, whose translation MNTSLIEKTPPPWYRQGWPWFLIAFPAIAVIAGLITFVIAAKTFDGMVVDDYYKEGRAIVHTIERVERARELGLIAALQVRSESIRIEMRAAVPADVPQRIVLTIVHPTRGGQDQSYVVSGTGGVFETGLKTLGTGRWLFVLEDEARHWRMSGTAYLPAEAAITIAPDA comes from the coding sequence ATGAATACGAGCTTGATCGAAAAAACGCCTCCGCCCTGGTATCGCCAGGGGTGGCCGTGGTTCCTGATCGCGTTTCCCGCGATCGCGGTGATCGCCGGCCTGATCACGTTCGTGATCGCGGCGAAGACCTTCGATGGCATGGTGGTCGACGATTACTACAAGGAAGGGCGGGCGATCGTGCACACCATCGAACGGGTCGAGCGCGCCCGCGAGCTGGGTTTGATCGCCGCCTTGCAGGTGCGCAGCGAATCGATCCGCATCGAAATGCGCGCTGCAGTTCCCGCCGATGTGCCGCAGCGGATCGTCCTGACCATCGTCCATCCGACGCGCGGGGGGCAGGATCAGTCGTATGTCGTCAGTGGGACCGGAGGCGTGTTCGAGACCGGGCTGAAGACGCTGGGTACGGGGCGCTGGCTGTTCGTCCTCGAAGACGAAGCGCGTCATTGGCGTATGAGCGGAACGGCCTACCTGCCGGCCGAGGCGGCAATCACGATTGCTCCGGATGCGTGA
- a CDS encoding universal stress protein, giving the protein MFKHILVPTDGSALSEATVARAVSFAKEAGARITFFYAQPDFPMPIYGEGALIDPTTPEQFAKSAAAEAEGILSKAKQTADAAGVSADTDTLVNEVPYEAIIDAADRHGCDLIFMASHGRRGIAGLLLGSETQKVLTHSKTPVLVCR; this is encoded by the coding sequence ATGTTCAAGCATATCCTCGTACCGACGGATGGATCCGCCCTCTCCGAAGCGACGGTCGCTCGTGCCGTATCCTTCGCCAAGGAGGCGGGGGCGAGAATTACCTTCTTTTACGCGCAACCCGACTTCCCCATGCCGATCTACGGCGAAGGCGCCCTGATCGACCCCACGACGCCGGAGCAGTTCGCCAAGTCTGCCGCCGCCGAAGCGGAAGGCATCCTCTCGAAAGCCAAACAGACCGCCGACGCCGCCGGCGTCTCGGCCGACACTGACACCCTGGTCAACGAAGTTCCCTACGAAGCCATCATCGACGCCGCGGACCGCCACGGCTGCGATCTGATCTTCATGGCCTCGCACGGGCGCCGCGGCATCGCCGGGCTCCTGCTCGGCAGCGAAACGCAGAAAGTGCTCACTCACAGCAAGACCCCGGTCCTGGTCTGCCGCTGA
- the ccoG gene encoding cytochrome c oxidase accessory protein CcoG, whose amino-acid sequence MSGSSRQPAQTSSPQDTLYAARKKLYVRAVSGVFANWRWAMVWITQLVFYGLPWLSWNDRQAVLFHLAERKFYLFGWVFWPQDVFFLAVLLIISAYALFFFTAIAGRLWCGYACPQTVYTEIFMWIEQKIEGDHIRRQKLDRAEMSAPKALRRGSKFLAWGVFSLWTGFTFVAYFSPLEELLRSIPAFGFGPWELFWILFYGAFTYLFAGVMREQVCTYMCPYARFQAVMFDPDTLVITYDEERGEPRGARKKGIDPKTVGKGDCIDCGICVQVCPTGIDIRDGLQYECIGCAACIDACDQVMDRMNYPRGLIRYSTENAVKKHWGRKEIVAHVFRPRTLIYGAILALVCIAFVWGLAVRDPLRVDIIRDRASLGREIEGGLIENVYRLQVMNMTEVPRTFLLEVSGLPGVRIGSGERVEVAPAATGALTVQVLAPYDAGQPGANAVAFRITAEDDPGLSLREETTFLIPR is encoded by the coding sequence ATGAGCGGCTCATCCCGACAGCCAGCACAAACGAGTTCTCCCCAAGACACGCTTTACGCGGCGCGCAAGAAGCTTTACGTGCGTGCCGTCAGCGGCGTGTTCGCCAACTGGCGCTGGGCGATGGTGTGGATCACCCAGCTCGTCTTCTACGGCCTGCCCTGGTTGTCGTGGAATGACCGGCAGGCGGTGCTGTTCCACCTCGCCGAACGCAAGTTCTATCTCTTCGGCTGGGTGTTCTGGCCGCAGGACGTGTTCTTCCTCGCCGTCCTGCTGATCATCTCGGCCTATGCCCTGTTCTTCTTCACCGCGATCGCCGGCCGCTTGTGGTGCGGCTATGCCTGTCCGCAGACGGTGTACACCGAAATATTCATGTGGATCGAGCAGAAGATCGAGGGTGACCATATCCGCCGTCAAAAGCTCGACCGGGCCGAGATGAGCGCACCCAAGGCGCTGCGCCGCGGGAGCAAGTTCCTCGCCTGGGGCGTGTTCTCGCTGTGGACCGGATTCACTTTCGTCGCCTATTTTTCGCCACTTGAGGAATTGCTCCGTTCCATTCCCGCGTTCGGCTTCGGCCCCTGGGAACTGTTCTGGATCCTGTTCTATGGGGCGTTCACCTACCTCTTCGCGGGGGTGATGCGCGAACAGGTGTGCACGTACATGTGCCCGTATGCACGCTTCCAGGCGGTGATGTTCGATCCCGACACGCTCGTCATCACCTACGACGAGGAGCGGGGCGAGCCGCGCGGAGCGCGCAAGAAAGGCATCGATCCGAAGACGGTGGGCAAGGGCGACTGCATCGACTGCGGCATCTGCGTCCAGGTCTGCCCGACCGGCATCGACATCCGCGACGGCCTCCAGTACGAATGCATCGGCTGCGCGGCGTGCATCGATGCTTGCGACCAGGTGATGGACAGGATGAACTACCCGCGCGGCCTGATTCGGTACTCGACCGAAAACGCGGTCAAAAAGCACTGGGGGCGCAAGGAAATCGTCGCTCACGTGTTTCGCCCGCGCACCCTGATTTACGGTGCCATCCTGGCGCTGGTCTGCATCGCCTTCGTCTGGGGGCTGGCCGTGCGCGATCCCTTGCGCGTGGACATCATCCGCGACCGCGCTTCGCTCGGGCGCGAGATCGAAGGCGGGCTGATCGAGAATGTCTACCGCCTTCAGGTGATGAACATGACCGAGGTGCCGCGCACCTTCCTCCTCGAAGTGTCCGGCCTGCCCGGAGTCCGGATCGGCAGCGGAGAGCGGGTCGAAGTTGCTCCGGCGGCGACCGGAGCGCTCACCGTGCAGGTGCTCGCTCCCTACGATGCCGGCCAGCCCGGCGCCAATGCCGTCGCCTTTCGCATTACCGCCGAAGACGATCCGGGGCTGAGCCTTAGAGAAGAAACGACTTTCCTGATTCCGCGCTGA
- a CDS encoding Crp/Fnr family transcriptional regulator, producing MPPHAPLDIPTLLRRIPLFSELSDTDIERVSRYTRERHVSRGEVLFQRGDQPHGFYFVVSGQVKLAFSSSQGTEKVVEIIGPMQSFGEAVMFMNHPYPVFSEALSDTVLVHVSQAVVSEMIEQDATFASKLLAGLSIRLHGLIQDVETYSLRSSMQRVIGYLLQVADSDEPCEISLPTSKQVIASRLNLTPETLSRIFHDLSEVGLISVQGKRITLHNPARLSRYNT from the coding sequence ATGCCCCCCCATGCCCCGCTCGACATTCCTACCCTGCTCAGGCGGATCCCCCTGTTCAGCGAACTGTCCGACACCGACATCGAGCGCGTTTCGCGCTACACCCGCGAACGCCACGTCTCGCGTGGCGAAGTGCTGTTCCAGCGCGGCGACCAGCCGCACGGGTTCTACTTCGTGGTCTCGGGCCAGGTCAAGCTCGCCTTCTCGTCGTCCCAGGGAACGGAGAAAGTCGTCGAGATCATCGGCCCGATGCAAAGCTTCGGTGAAGCGGTGATGTTCATGAACCACCCCTACCCGGTGTTTTCCGAAGCGCTCAGCGATACCGTGCTGGTACATGTCAGCCAGGCGGTGGTCAGCGAAATGATCGAACAGGACGCGACCTTCGCCAGCAAATTGCTCGCCGGCCTGTCGATCCGGCTCCACGGCCTGATCCAGGACGTCGAAACCTACTCCCTGCGCTCGAGCATGCAGCGCGTGATCGGCTACCTGCTCCAGGTCGCCGACAGCGATGAGCCCTGCGAAATTTCGCTGCCGACGAGCAAGCAGGTGATCGCCTCCCGGCTCAACCTCACCCCCGAAACCTTGTCGCGCATCTTTCACGATTTGAGCGAAGTCGGCCTCATCAGCGTACAGGGCAAGCGCATCACCCTGCACAACCCTGCCCGCCTGTCGCGTTACAACACCTGA
- a CDS encoding cbb3-type cytochrome oxidase subunit 3: MDINDFRSLFTVIGLLCFLGICAWAYSTQAKAGFDEAARLPLSDDDVPAIGGRQDKEGKANG; this comes from the coding sequence GTGGATATCAACGATTTCCGGAGCCTGTTCACGGTGATCGGCCTGCTGTGCTTTCTGGGCATCTGTGCCTGGGCGTACAGCACGCAGGCCAAGGCGGGCTTCGACGAGGCGGCGCGCCTGCCCCTGAGCGATGACGACGTGCCGGCCATCGGCGGCCGGCAAGACAAAGAGGGAAAAGCAAATGGCTGA